The proteins below come from a single Argentina anserina chromosome 1, drPotAnse1.1, whole genome shotgun sequence genomic window:
- the LOC126805129 gene encoding BEL1-like homeodomain protein 4 produces MSQDYHQSIYSFPNGFERSAMTTHQEQQQQQQEQHHFAHQIRSEKLRVQGFEPPPPPLVGLDEEESGGLNPVYETAGMLSEMFNYPTGGAIPAELLEHPMTASYRMARPQQHQSAAVEWYGSRQNVVGGLGPLGDSNKNQGGRDNIAAHQHQISTINADSAAAMQLFLMNPQPRSPSPPPHSTSSTLHMLLPNPSSTTFPGAGGGGRGGGGAFGQFSWVRPDSHGHEGGSTTGPSHQLNTSSINPSDHHQQGLSLSLSTSLQHLEAAKAEELRMGDGSGLLYYNNPDGSSGSAHYNQYKNLVGHQSQQVHVGFGSSSFGVVNVLRNSKYVKAAQELLEEFCSVGRGQLKKNKLGRQNSSLNPSSNPVGTSGGGAGGGASSSSSKDAPPTLSAADRIEHQRRKVKLLSMLDEVDRRYNHYCEQMQMVVNAFDLVMGFGAAMPYTVLAQKAMSGHFRCLKDEVTAQLKHSCELLGEKDGAGNSGITKGETPRLKLLEQSLRQQRAFHQMGMMEQEAWRPQRGLPERSVNILRAWLFEHFLHPYPSDADKHLLARQTGLSRNQVSNWFINARVRLWKPMVEEMYQQEANEEEGGGGGGAGTSAVSVDQDQDQDQRTEQRNIGDHHAQTPTPPGTTMTTAMSATTTTTAATRSDINASESDPSLLAMNKQRSFSENQSATTPTYPINMSASTTATALVAPPVPYSTTGGDTCRRGSMDYGTTSGNASSSAGDHQSHHHHAGSTLISFGTATAGDVSLTLGLRHAGGGNMPEKNTSSFSIRDFGGC; encoded by the exons ATGTCCCAAGACTACCACCAAAGCATCTACAGCTTCCCCAATGGCTTCGAACGATCGGCGATGACCACCCACCaagagcagcagcagcaacagcaGGAGCAGCACCATTTCGCACATCAGATCCGGAGTGAAAAGCTGAGGGTGCAAGGGTTCGAGCCACCTCCTCCGCCATTGGTCGGGTTGGATGAGGAAGAATCCGGAGGACTTAATCCGGTGTATGAAACAGCTGGGATGTTGTCGGAGATGTTCAACTATCCTACAGGCGGTGCAATACCTGCAGAACTGCTAGAACATCCGATGACCGCAAGTTATCGGATGGCTCGGCCGCAACAACATCAATCTGCTGCGGTAGAATGGTATGGAAGCAGACAAAACGTGGTGGGCGGATTGGGTCCATTGGGGGATTCAAATAAGAATCAGGGTGGCCGCGACAACATAGCAGCTCATCAGCATCAGATTTCGACCATTAATGCGGACTCAGCTGCTGCCATGCAGCTTTTTCTAATGAATCCACAACCAAGAtcgccttctcctccaccTCACTCAACTTCTTCTACTCTTCATATGTTACTCCCTAATCCTTCATCCACTACTTTTCCGGGGGCAGGAGGAGgaggtagaggaggaggaggggctTTCGGTCAATTCTCATGGGTGAGACCAGATAGTCATGGCCATGAAGGCGGTTCCACAACTGGTCCTTCACACCAACTCAACACCAGCAGCATTAACCCTAGTGATCACCACCAACAAGGTCTTTCATTATCTTTATCCACTTCATTACAACACTTAGAGGCAGCCAAAGCTGAAGAACTGCGAATGGGAGATGGTTCCGgattattgtactacaacaatcCCGACGGGTCTTCCGGCAGTGCACATTATAACCAGTACAAGAATCTCGTTGGTCATCAAAGCCAGCAGGTTCATGTCGGATTTGGTTCATCGTCTTTCGGGGTAGTGAATGTCTTGAGGAATTCAAAGTATGTCAAGGCAGCCCAAGAATTGTTGGAAGAGTTCTGCAGTGTTGGTAGGGGTCAACTGAAGAAGAACAAATTGGGCAGACAGAATAGCTCCTTAAACCCTAGCTCCAATCCAGTTGGCACCAGCGGCGGTGGTGCTGGCGGCGGCGCTTCTTCGTCTTCATCAAAGGATGCGCCTCCTACTTTGTCAGCCGCTGATAGGATCGAACATCAAAGAAGGAAGGTCAAACTATTGTCCATGCTTGATGAG GTGGATAGAAGGTACAACCACTACTGTGAGCAAATGCAAATGGTGGTTAACGCATTTGATTTGGTGATGGGTTTCGGGGCAGCAATGCCGTACACAGTTCTAGCTCAGAAGGCAATGTCAGGGCATTTCCGGTGCCTGAAAGATGAGGTAACAGCGCAGTTGAAACACAGTTGTGAATTGCTGGGAGAGAAAGATGGGGCGGGGAACTCAGGTATTACCAAGGGAGAGACGCCGAGGCTGAAGTTGCTAGAGCAAAGCCTGAGACAGCAAAGAGCATTTCATCAGATGGGCATGATGGAACAAGAAGCTTGGAGACCCCAAAGAGGCCTTCCCGAACGATCTGTCAACATCTTGAGAGCCTGGCTTTTTGAGCATTTTCTCCACCC GTACCCAAGCGATGCAGATAAGCATCTGTTGGCTCGACAGACTGGTCTCTCCAGAAACCAG GTCTCAAACTGGTTCATCAATGCTAGGGTTCGATTGTGGAAACCCATGGTGGAAGAGATGTACCAGCAAGAAGCcaatgaagaagaaggtggtggtggtggtggtgcagGTACATCAGCAGTATCAGTAGATCAAGACCAAGATCAAGATCAGAGAACAGAACAACGCAACATTGGTGACCACCACGCACAGACTCCAACGCCTCCCGGAACAACAATGACAACTGCCATGTCAgccacaacaacaacaacagcagcTACAAGATCCGATATCAATGCCTCCGAAAGCGACCCTTCACTCCTCGCAATGAATAAGCAACGATCCTTCTCGGAAAATCAATCCGCTACTACTCCAACTTACCCCATCAACATGTCCGCCAGCACCACCGCCACCGCTCTGGTGGCGCCGCCTGTGCCTTACTCCACCACCGGCGGCGACACGTGTCGCCGCGGCAGCATGGACTACGGGACCACCTCGGGCAATGCATCATCATCAGCAGGAGATCATCagagtcatcatcatcatgcaGGCTCTACGCTTATATCGTTCGGGACAGCCACGGCGGGTGACGTGTCTCTCACACTAGGGCTCCGCCATGCCGGAGGAGGGAACATGCCCGAGAAGAACACTTCTTCCTTCTCCATTAGAGACTTCGGGGGCTGTTAA